In the genome of Planifilum fimeticola, one region contains:
- a CDS encoding DUF4926 domain-containing protein — translation MRYHEHEIIRLLVDLPEHGLKKGEIGVIVDAFDRPNEAYEVEFVDKDGKTKVQTVLLPHQFEAFHL, via the coding sequence ATGAGATATCATGAGCACGAGATTATTCGCCTCCTCGTAGACTTGCCCGAACATGGATTGAAAAAAGGAGAGATTGGAGTTATTGTCGACGCCTTTGATAGACCAAATGAAGCCTATGAGGTTGAGTTTGTAGATAAAGACGGAAAAACAAAGGTTCAAACTGTTCTATTGCCGCACCAGTTCGAAGCGTTTCATTTATAA